A single region of the Drosophila miranda strain MSH22 chromosome 2, D.miranda_PacBio2.1, whole genome shotgun sequence genome encodes:
- the LOC108155537 gene encoding histone-lysine N-methyltransferase, H3 lysine-79 specific isoform X1, which translates to MATPQVKDLVLRSPSGSPETIAYAWPLQIGHGQDKHDNGIDIIDTIKFVCDDLPSIQSAFEEINLNQIDTACYKTMTNLVDRFNKAVDSIVALEKGTSLPAERLNKFAHPSLLRHILQLVYNAAVLDPDKLNQYEPFSPEVYGETSYELVQQMLKHVTVSKEDTFIDLGSGVGQVVLQMAGSFPLKTCIGIEKADTPARYAERMDLFFRQHMGWFGKRYCEYKLIKGDFLVDEHREKITSSTLVFVNNFAFGPTVDHQLKERFADLRDGARVVSSKSFCPLNFRITDRNLSDIGTIMHVSEIPPLKGSVSWTCKPVSYYLHVIDRTILERYFQRLKTKGGNDHHEHVGTVRTTRDRAKREANVGQQHNNHHHHHNNNHNNNHSNNNNNHLQREREQSNGPTGGATINQRNQSQSPANVSGGGLGGAAGGGATAAASKTRQQLQQQQQQQQRSLDMESSTESDGEATNGNGGNTTTTTTTTSASNGGGGGGSSGPMTRRLWYDFSSSKGKSSQSDDEENNNSNSNGGNTSVTGVRQARAATQKKRKKLTRKAAIASKSAAAAQREAEAAAAVALASKDSSSKEDAPRAASAGPGRKGRMKKGAGGRGRKSLKIVGLDALHKQTVLSTTQDSAAKKLPAAPGTVDQQLTSLLTETMSHRELDIPAAPQDTPYGLQILLECLRSQYMSFMDVMKSNAYLPQIQKNIAQEQERMSRLKNRASQLDKQIKVLIDDSVALLKVRMNELGINVNSPNDLIAQAKEIVGRHKDLQHTVSKMRNEVTFYEGEQKMLLSKQLKNLPEYQKLCGNGPINGKVKLVPPSELSETTAHELVLKEIANTLSQRKKLYAQVSTIEQETTVLQKTAEDRSTAASLLAQGTNITLASNSNSSSSAGSSGSASAPNPALNPAPPKASGVKGSRRSREHRVRSQEWPEVPEVGKIQEENPEVLALKIVETCRQIEAGTFQAKTSAAPYQLNGKNKEPQMPTGAAASVSIKSSPGAAGGHHYKDSTLMPAPKQQQQQMQVQQLQVAPSLLPKCELPGMGMGLSLGLSLAGLSARKQESPKVANFEDRLKSIITTALNEDQEQRSKAIPPEMPPQPSPSPLQSPVSKRSKQQLHQQQQLPPSSLHNIITVSTQGLMHLNANTTISPITPPLPGPGAGATASTAPPPPANLPYGAYGGKSTPTGKYQAAKEQHSKYSPARQQQHTPSSGAASVPPPPPPQVPVSSHMAALYAAGQPTAPTPADLGYQRRRASVSASSYEHFLVQQQQQQQQHALMMAAAAHVAQRQRAEEHHQQQQQQQQQQQHRLQQQHLHHHHHHHPHSHPQEFKAPPADNLLQRSSSRDQLVEPPPQQQPHNMELLPRASSANSDYGAYRVRPPSRPSSNSSQPDYTQVSPAKMALRRHLSQEKLNQHVTPQPTPPPQGLPPPPTGKTIGDLVNGEIERTLEISHQTIINAAVNMSTSGTQFMERAFNERASSNERLLINLNAQRPERVHVRPLSDESQEAHPTNYVSSGGAAAAQAAAAGQGSNNSNLATLAHVAYVQKSAPQSGGRTAAPATPTPARSVRDSYQTVALPRAEMKGCIEAYFHDEQKTKNVGSAGAGAAGGGAAALRGPRLNGANPPLEGLAASLQDHVRARKYKEETEERQRRAAAAASSSASAPSASAADLQQHYGQAPPAHSYLHHPIHHGAASLNGSNSSSSSGSTPHKVELGVKRTSPLAPHHQPSRPSKIPHYEQPHVHAHAHAHLYANGGQVLQPPPAHDATTPSPTPSSSSSSCGRRSNTNNGKMLVEPPLLMSPEINSLMGDERPLQLSTNTHHVMQQQQHHHQQQHHHHNHQQQQQHLRVAAHLGHSHGHSHSHNNSSSHSHSHSHGHSHSHSTTPTLGAMQRNANANANNAADDDDVIAADDESHWQHRVSSGFDRLVAFASTELDKTRRSIDGDTVPASISCNTSPDSGITHSSSNSDAVRTFLSTSSSSSQLELPIGSGGSGSSSHSLYGSSQGHNLSNHLQQHNNSGGSGSSSSSSGGSNSSAHNMVHHQQQQQQPLQQLPSQQQQHHHLTDHLSNSSMKSTAGSSLKTVSPVDPSAIDSPPLSDVGLPRTPSPSAASVATPPLANAPLGLGNELGIPLKYQRKSKSGSEKHYKKKFCERNWEYDCDELLAYSNSSAPPTAADAAGNGPPAMLDTASGVGGVVASMMGGKSVKSPKEKSSPHHSANHNAGYHHKSSKFRPKGKDWDWSLDSRSQTGDGLLPPTCPPNGANNKNNNNATTTTTSN; encoded by the exons ATGGCAACACCGCAGGTCAAGGACTTGGTGTTGCGCTCGCCCTCTGGCTCCCCGGAAACGATTGCCTACGCCTGGCCCCTGCAAATAGGCCATGGACAGGATAAGCACGACAATGGGATCGATATCATTGATACGATTAAGTTCGTTTGCGATGATCTGCCATCGATACAATCGGCCTTCGAGGAGATCAATCTCAATCAAATTGACACTGCCTGCTATAAGACTATGACAAATCTTGTCGATCGCTTCAACAAGGCCGTCGACAGTATTGTTGCATTG GAAAAAGGAACGTCACTGCCCGCCGAGCGATTGAATAAGTTCGCTCACCCTAGCCTTCTAAGACACATTTTGCAATTAGTTTACAATGCTGCCGTTCTCGATCCGGACAAACTCAACCAATACGAGCCCTTCTCGCCGGAGGTCTATGGCGAGACGTCATACGAATTGGTACAGCAGATGCTCAAGCATGTCACCGTCAGCAAGGAGGACACGTTCATTGATCTCGGTTCCGGTGTGGGACAAGTGGTACTCCAAATGGCCGGATCCTTTCCGCTGAAGACTTGCATTGGCATCGAGAAGGCCGACACACCCGCCCGCTATGCCGAACGAATGGATTTGTTCTTTCGCCAGCACATGGGCTGGTTCGGCAAACGTTACTGCGAGTACAAGCTGATCAAAGGCGACTTCCTGGTGGACGAACATCGCGAGAAGATCACCTCCTCGACGCTGGTTTTTGTGAATAACTTCGCCTTTGGCCCGACGGTCGATCATCAGCTGAAGGAGCGTTTTGCCGATCTGCGCGACGGTGCCAGGGTTGTGTCCTCCAAATCGTTTTGTCCCTTGAATTTTCGGATCACCGATAG AAACCTTTCGGATATCGGCACCATAATGCATGTGAGCGAAATACCGCCACTGAAGGGCTCTGTTTCGTGGACCTGCAAGCCCGTCTCGTATTATTTGCATGTGATTGATCGCACCATACTGGAGCGATACTTTCAGCGGCTGAAAACCAAAGGCGGCAACGATCATCACGAGCATGTTG GTACCGTTCGCACCACACGTGATCGCGCCAAGCGTGAGGCAAACGTTGGACAGCAGCACaacaatcatcatcatcatcataacAACAatcacaacaacaaccacagcaacaacaacaacaatcatcTGCAGCGAGAAAGAGAGCAATCGAACGGACCGACCGGAGGAGCGACCATCAATCAGCGGAATCAATCGCAATCCCCGGCGAATGTTAGCGGCGGCGGActaggaggagcagcaggcggtgGCGCCACAGCAGCTGCCTCCAAGACGCGCCAGCAgttgcaacaacagcagcagcagcaacagcggaGCCTCGACATGGAGAGCAGCACGGAGAGCGACGGCGAGGCAACGAATGGCAATGGCggcaacaccaccaccaccacaacGACCACATCCGCCTCGAatggcggcggtggcggtggcagcagCGGGCCCATGACGCGTCGCCTGTGGTACGACTTTTCCAGCTCGAAAGGCAAGAGCTCCCAGTCGGACGATGAGgagaacaacaacagcaacagcaatggGGGCAACACCAGCGTCACGGGTGTGCGGCAGGCGCGTGCTGCCACGCAGAAGAAGCGGAAGAAACTCACCCGCAAGGCGGCGATTGCCAGCAAGTCGGCGGCAGCGGCCCAGAGGGAGGCGGAGGCCGCCGCCGCTGTGGCTTTGGCCAGCAAGGACTCGTCCTCGAAGGAGGATGCACCGCGTGCCGCCAGCGCCGGGCCTGGACGCAAGGGACGCATGAAGAAGGGGGccggtggcaggggcaggaagTCCCTGAAGATCGTGGGACTGGATGCTTTGCACAAGCAGACGGTCCTGAGCACCACACAGGATTCCGCGGCCAAGAAGCTGCCAGCGGCACCGGGCACCGTCGACCAGCAGCTGACGTCGCTGCTGACGGAAACGATGTCCCATCGCGAGCTGGACATACCAGCGGCGCCGCAGGACACCCCCTACGGCCTGCAGATCCTGCTCGAGTGCCTGCGCTCGCAGTACATGTCCTTCATGGATGTGATGAAGTCGAACGCCTATCTGCCGCAAATCCAAAAGAACATTGCCCAGGAGCAGGAGCGCATGTCGCGCCTGAAGAACCGGGCCAGCCAGCTGGACAAACAGATCAAAGTCCTCATTGACGACAGTGTGGCGCTGCTCAAGGTGCGAATGAACGAGCTGGGCATCAATGTGAACTCACCGAACGACCTGATTGCCCAGGCCAAGGAGATTGTGGGCAGGCACAAGGACCTGCAGCACACGGTTAGCAAAATGAGGAACGAGGTCACCTTCTACGAGGGCGAGCAGAAGATGCTGCTCAGCAAACAGCTGAAGAATCTGCCGGAATACCAGAAGCTGTGCGGCAATGGCCCCATCAATGGCAAAGTGAAGCTGGTGCCGCCGTCAGAGCTCTCGGAGACGACAGCCCACGAGCTGGTACTCAAGGAAATAGCGAACACCCTGAGCCAAAGGAAGAAGCTGTACGCCCAGGTCTCCACCATCGAACAGGAGACCACAGTGCTGCAGAAGACGGCCGAGGACAGGAGCACAGCGGCCTCACTGCTGGCCCAAGGCACAAACATTACTTtggccagcaacagcaacagcagcagcagcgccggCAGCAGTGGCTCTGCTTCAGCCCCAAATCCTGCCTTGAATCCTGCCCCACCCAAAGCCAGCGGCGTCAAGGGTTCCCGACGCAGTCGCGAGCATCGCGTGCGGTCACAGGAGTGGCCCGAAGTGCCCGAAGTGGGCAAGATCCAGGAGGAAAATCCCGAGGTGTTGGCTCTGAAGATTGTGGAGACATGCCGGCAGATCGAGGCAGGCACCTTCCAGGCAAAGACTAGCGCGGCGCCGTACCAATTGAATGGCAAAAACAAGGAACCGCAAATGCCCACCGGTGCTGCGGCTTCAGTGAGCATTAAATCCTCGCCAGGAGCGGCGGGAGGACATCATTACAAGGACAGCACTTTGATGCCAGCaccgaagcagcagcaacagcagatgCAAGTGCAACAGTTGCAGGTGGCACCCTCACTGCTGCCCAAATGCGAGCTGCCAGGCATGGGAATGGGCCTGAGTTTGGGTTTGAGCCTGGCGGGACTCTCCGCCCGCAAGCAGGAGTCCCCGAAGGTGGCAAACTTTGAGGATCGTTTGAAAAGCATCATTACGACAGCCCTGAATGAGGATCAGGAGCAGAGGAGCAAGGCCATACCCCCGGAAATGCCACCACAACCCTCGCCATCGCCCCTGCAGAGTCCCGTGTCGAAGCGAAGCAAACAGCAgctgcaccagcagcagcagctgccgccCTCGAGTCTGCACAACATCATTACGGTGTCCACCCAGGGATTGATGCATCTGAATGCGAATACCACCATTTCGCCCATCACACCGCCACTGCCGGGACCCGGAGCGGGGGCCACGGCCTCGACGGCCCCGCCACCGCCCGCGAATCTCCCGTACGGGGCATATGGCGGCAAGAGCACGCCCACGGGCAAATATCAGGCAGCCAAGGAGCAGCACAGCAAGTACTCCCCcgccaggcagcagcagcatacaCCATCCTCGGGCGCTGCCTCagtgccgccgccgccaccgccccAGGTGCCGGTCTCCTCCCACATGGCAGCGCTGTACGCGGCCGGACAGCCGACGGCACCCACTCCGGCGGACTTGGGCTACCAGCGACGCCGTGCCTCGGTGAGTGCCAGCAGCTATGAGCATTTCCtcgtacagcagcagcaacagcaacagcagcatgcCCTCATGATGGCCGCGGCCGCGCATGTGGCACAGCGACAGCGAGCGGAGGagcatcatcagcagcagcagcaacaacagcagcaacagcaacatcgattgcagcagcagcatctccATCATCATCACCACCACCATCCGCATTCGCATCCGCAAGAGTTCAAGGCCCCGCCAGCGGATAATCTTCTACAACGCTCGAGCAGTCGCGATCAATTGGTGGAGCCaccgccacagcagcagccgcacaACATGGAGCTGCTGCCACGAGCAAGTTCTGCCAACTCGGATTACGGGGCATACCGCGTACGGCCGCCCAGTCGTCCCAGCTCGAACTCCTCGCAGCCGGACTACACGCAAGTGTCGCCGGCCAAGATGGCGCTGCGCCGTCATTTGTCGCAGGAGAAGCTCAATCAACATGTGACGCCGCAGCCCACACCGCCGCCGCAGGGACTGCCGCCACCGCCCACGGGCAAGACCATTGGGGATCTGGTGAATGGGGAGATTGAACGGACGCTGGAGATCTCCCATCAGACGATCATCAATGCGGCCGTCAATATGAGCACCAGCGGGACCCAGTTCATGGAGAGGGCCTTCAACGAGCGGGCCTCCTCCAACGAGCGGCTGCTCATCAATCTGAATGCCCAGCGGCCGGAGCGAGTGCATGTGCGGCCGCTGTCGGACGAGTCGCAGGAGGCACATCCCACGAACtatgtgtccagcggtggggcagcagcagcccaggCAGCCGCTGCCGGGCagggcagcaacaacagcaacctGGCGACCCTGGCACATGTGGCATATGTCCAAAAGAGCGCGCCACAGAGTGGCGGTCGAACGGCGGCGCCAGCCACACCCACGCCGGCACGTTCTGTCAGAGATTCGTATCAAACGGTGGCACTGCCGCGAGCGGAGATGAAGGGCTGCATTGAGGCGTACTTCCACGATGAGCAAAAGACCAAGAACGTCGGAAgtgcaggggcaggagcagcaggaggaggcgcGGCAGCTCTGAGAGGACCCCGTCTGAATGGCGCCAATCCTCCGTTGGAGG GTCTCGCTGCCTCACTCCAAGATCATGTGCGTGCCAGGAAATACAAAGAGGAGACCGAAGAGCGACAAAGacgtgcagcagcagctgcctcaTCCTCCGCATCGGCACCGTCTGCAAGCGCAGCAGATCTGCAGCAGCATTATGGACAGGCCCCACCCGCCCATAGCTATCTACACCATCCGATCCATCATGGAGCAGCGAGCCTGAACGGCAGcaacagtagcagcagcagcggcagtacACCGCACAAAGTGGAGC TTGGGGTCAAGCGAACCTCTCCTTTGGCGCCGCATCATCAGCCGTCGCGACCCTCGAAGATACCCCACTATGAGCAGCCGCATgtccatgcccatgcccatgcccatttGTATGCCAATGGGGGACAGGTGCTGCAGCCGCCACCGGCACACGATGCCACGACGCCCTCGCCAACGCCTtcatcctcgtcctcgtcgtgCGGCAGACGCAGCAACACTAACAATGGGAAAATGCTTGTGGAGCCGCCGCTGCTGATGAGTCCGGAGATCAATTCCCTGATGGGCGATGAGCGACCGCTGCAGTTGTCCACGAATACGCATCATGtgatgcaacagcagcagcaccaccaccagcagcagcatcatcatcacaatcatcagcagcagcagcagcatctgaGGGTAGCTGCACATTTGGGGCATTCCCATGGCCACAGTCATagccacaacaacagcagcagccacagccacagtcatagtcacggccacagccacagccacagcaccACTCCCACATTGGGGGCAATGCAAcgcaatgccaatgccaatgccaataaTGCCGCCGATGATG ATGATGTCATTGCCGCCGATGACGAGTCCCATTGGCAGCATCGCGTGAGCTCTGGCTTCGATCGATTGGTGGCCTTTGCCAGCACCGAGTTGGACAAGACACGGCGCAGCATTGACGGGGACACAGTGCCGGCTTCGATTAGCTGCAACACATCGCCGGACTCGGGGATCacgcacagcagcagcaactcggATGCAGTGCGCACGTTTCTGTCTACGTCGTCCAGCTCCTCGCAGCTGGAGCTACCGATCGGCAGTGGCGGCAGTggaagcagcagccacagtCTGTACGGCAGCAGCCAGGGGCACAATCTGAGCAATCATTTGCAGCAGCACAACAACAGCGGCGGCAgtgggagcagcagcagcagcagtggcggcagcaacagcagtgcCCACAACATGGTGCATcatcaacaacagcagcagcagcccctgCAGCAACTGCcatcccagcagcagcagcatcatcatctGACGGATCATctgagcaacagcagcatgaAGTCCACGGCTGGCAGCTCCCTGAAGACCGTCTCCCCGGTGGATCCCAGTGCCATTGACTCGCCGCCGCTGTCGGATGTGGGCCTGCC